The following coding sequences are from one Limisphaerales bacterium window:
- a CDS encoding DUF2088 domain-containing protein, producing the protein MNLNSKIAETEISLTESQVNKLVTQSLPAAEYVGKKVLLIVPDATRTAPVGQLFKAIHAQIGGSAAKLDVMIALGTHHAMSEEAICERLEITLDERRGPYADVAFHNHEWDNPDAMRNLGTIPASTISELSGGRFEMDVPVEINRKIYEYDQVMILGPVFPHEVVGFSGGNKYLFPGISGPEVLNFFHWLGAVVTNPMIIGSKWTPVRKIVDHAGAMVDIEKTCFCMVVRPDKSLAGLFFGTPESAWDAASDLSATEHITYKDRPFHTIVSCAPPMYDDLWVGGKCMYKLEPILADGGKLIIYAPHITEVSFSHGEILKQIGYHCSSYLEYHWEQFKDFPWGLLAHSGHVKGIGTVDGHGNEQPRVTVMLATGIPEEVCKQINLGYIDHRTINIEDYANREAEGVFLERKAGERLYHLRQRPDWAGGTDG; encoded by the coding sequence ATGAACCTCAATTCCAAAATTGCCGAAACTGAAATTTCGTTAACCGAATCACAAGTCAACAAACTCGTCACGCAATCGTTACCCGCGGCGGAGTACGTCGGCAAAAAAGTTTTACTCATCGTCCCTGATGCCACGCGCACGGCTCCCGTCGGCCAATTGTTCAAAGCGATCCACGCGCAAATTGGCGGAAGCGCAGCGAAGCTCGATGTGATGATCGCGCTGGGTACGCATCACGCGATGAGCGAGGAGGCGATTTGCGAGCGGCTGGAAATTACGCTCGACGAGCGCCGCGGACCATACGCGGACGTCGCGTTTCACAATCACGAGTGGGACAACCCCGATGCAATGCGCAATCTCGGCACCATTCCCGCCAGTACCATTAGCGAGCTTTCGGGCGGGCGTTTTGAAATGGACGTGCCGGTGGAAATCAACCGCAAGATTTACGAGTACGATCAAGTGATGATTCTTGGGCCGGTGTTTCCGCACGAGGTGGTCGGCTTTTCCGGCGGCAACAAATATCTGTTCCCCGGCATCAGCGGGCCGGAGGTGCTGAATTTTTTCCATTGGCTCGGCGCAGTGGTCACCAATCCGATGATCATCGGCAGCAAATGGACGCCCGTCCGTAAAATTGTCGATCACGCCGGTGCAATGGTGGACATCGAAAAAACCTGTTTCTGCATGGTCGTGCGACCGGACAAATCGCTCGCCGGACTTTTCTTTGGCACACCCGAAAGCGCGTGGGACGCCGCCAGCGATCTTTCCGCCACTGAACACATCACTTACAAAGATCGCCCCTTTCACACCATCGTTTCCTGTGCGCCGCCAATGTACGACGATCTTTGGGTTGGCGGCAAATGCATGTACAAGCTCGAGCCCATCCTCGCCGACGGCGGCAAACTCATCATCTACGCGCCACACATCACCGAGGTCAGCTTTTCGCACGGTGAAATTTTGAAACAAATCGGATACCACTGCTCCTCGTATCTCGAATATCACTGGGAGCAGTTCAAAGATTTTCCGTGGGGGTTGCTCGCGCACTCCGGCCACGTGAAGGGCATCGGCACGGTGGACGGTCACGGCAACGAACAACCGCGCGTTACCGTCATGCTCGCCACCGGCATTCCCGAGGAAGTTTGCAAACAAATCAACCTCGGCTACATCGATCACCGCACGATCAACATTGAAGACTACGCCAACCGCGAGGCCGAAGGCGTTTTCCTGGAACGCAAAGCCGGCGAGCGATTATACCACCTCCGGCAACGCCCCGACTGGGCCGGCGGCACGGACGGTTGA